The following coding sequences are from one Candidatus Abyssobacteria bacterium SURF_5 window:
- the add gene encoding adenosine deaminase, whose protein sequence is MDERLTNSRLERAIELMPKVELHVHFEGSIPGDVIEQLAQKNGVALEGRNRANPALKYGHLINFLEAYRLRCRCLSTRADFERAAAAVLHNLREQSVRYAEITIAPTMHRLNNVPMKEVMTGLDAAARRARVHGEFDVRFIFDIGRQFGVEHAWQTLREAVLYMDLGVVAIGLGGDELHYSPEIYAEHFATAKRQGLHVVAHAGEVGGPASIWGAVKSLGAERIGHGIGARGDERLLEHLKVENVAVEMCPTSNVETGAVRSYEEHPLPEFLHRGLTVSLNSDDPAMFGVSLTEEYKLSSRLLGLSWDDIKTLSFNSVRGSFLPDVFKQDLLEEIQGAISKIESRENLT, encoded by the coding sequence ATGGATGAACGGTTAACAAACAGCAGATTGGAGCGGGCCATTGAGCTGATGCCCAAGGTTGAGCTTCATGTCCATTTTGAAGGATCAATTCCCGGAGATGTTATCGAGCAGTTGGCGCAGAAGAACGGAGTGGCGCTGGAGGGACGGAACCGGGCAAATCCTGCTTTGAAATATGGGCATCTGATAAATTTTCTTGAGGCTTACCGCTTGCGATGCCGGTGTTTGAGTACGCGGGCGGATTTCGAACGCGCCGCTGCGGCCGTGTTGCACAACTTAAGGGAGCAATCTGTTCGGTATGCCGAGATCACCATTGCGCCGACGATGCATCGGCTGAACAACGTTCCGATGAAAGAAGTTATGACCGGCTTGGATGCCGCCGCGCGAAGAGCGCGGGTGCATGGAGAATTTGATGTCAGGTTCATATTCGACATCGGCCGCCAGTTCGGCGTTGAACATGCATGGCAGACTTTACGGGAAGCGGTGCTATACATGGATTTGGGGGTTGTAGCGATCGGGCTTGGCGGCGACGAACTGCACTACTCGCCGGAGATCTATGCAGAGCATTTTGCGACTGCGAAGCGACAAGGCCTTCATGTTGTGGCGCACGCGGGTGAAGTAGGCGGTCCGGCCAGCATTTGGGGGGCGGTCAAATCGCTTGGCGCTGAGCGGATAGGCCACGGCATCGGTGCGCGCGGTGATGAACGGCTATTGGAACATCTGAAAGTCGAGAATGTCGCCGTTGAAATGTGCCCGACCAGTAATGTTGAAACCGGCGCGGTCCGTTCATACGAGGAGCATCCGCTTCCCGAATTCCTGCATCGGGGCCTGACGGTTTCACTGAACAGCGACGATCCGGCGATGTTCGGTGTCTCACTGACTGAGGAATACAAACTATCTTCGCGCCTGCTCGGGCTGAGTTGGGACGATATCAAAACGCTGTCTTTCAACAGTGTCCGAGGCAGCTTCCTTCCGGATGTCTTCAAACAGGACCTCCTTGAGGAAATCCAGGGAGCGATCTCCAAGATCGAATCCAGGGAAAACCTAACCTAG